The sequence TACTCTTAGttaatattgtctatccggaataaatttataccgctttttataccgaagttggatttttctccagatacaggcaaatttcccaacttcggaagtagtgcgctggattcgcctaaagatgcgctaaacaacgcatcaattagtttgacaaataaaacttcggaagaaagttcggttcggaagtccctacttccgaattctaacttggtgctacgccgacaatatcccaacaaacattcactagttgaactaacatcagtgtgatgatttaattcagcgctgtgttgaattatgtctgtactatttcttatcacaacttctgttcaagcattgttcacacaattttggcgaagttatacaactacatcatctcattttgaaaaacaactttattaactgattcgtttaacccttaaataagcattttactaagcctcaattcagctacatgtgaattcttcgaaaataataacgcatagaaggtaacatcagtaagatcttcaatgaacgtattttgaagcaattgctattttcatataatcattttaaaattttcctaaatcgggtctcgaactgctgccatttgatcatccgccggtaacgttgtcatccgcgccatccttgatttgttagatatggctcactcaatgcataacataaataatcttattgctgaatatgaatcataattggacttttattcaataagtcgatctgtcaaactacagtttgttaataactgtacaatttttatttcaaccattgttcaaccagtcataaccatcgcacactaggaaaaatacgtaaaataatgtcgataaacgataaaataaaatccgtccccaatgctatttatgaatttatgaaaataaaatcaatgtatattcggccttcctcagaatctcttgataatcggttgcgatatgattgtcaaatgctaagataatttcaattatttcgccgcaataaagatcaacatccatgcgataatattgggattccacacatcaaagattcaataattttccgatgttattcaacggcgttatgtccggcttttagtaaatttagttccGCATTAATGCATggtttttttattgctccagcagttttgttcgttataatctccgacagtttaataaatcacgaaaataaaagcatgtcttgaaaataaatcattattttctataaatcaaatttcccagatctagaatccagattttttctcaaactgaaaaagcatgttttttcccactgtacgatagatcagataaatttgaaatccaatggttcagaaggacaaaggttaagaagggTGTCTAATGCCGGCTTATTAACGAactattcaaactcaaatcgaccaccctttcagagcatcacatcatagttgaacagagaactttaaaaatcattagttcagtacattgttaacttcccaatgtgctgaaatgtgataaaacgaaaacgtaagttcgacttcaaataaaggtagtaaacaaataaataggccatgtcgaatattagttagattaaatgctgaaatgaaatctgtctagcaaattattcagcatccattttattcagctacaaagatcacaaataaacaataattcaacctagatgcttatttgtagcttgtcgttgtttgttgggatgtTTATTCAGAATTCACGCAGGTTTTCACTCATAAATAATATCCAGGTATGTAAACATAATCAAAAAGAATGAGCATGCTTGAATTCAATTCTATCTTTTTTATTGGAAGCAGATCATTTCACAGAGTCACATATTTATGTGGCGGTGCTGCTTGTAGGTGAGATGCTACTAATTTGATATGCAATTTTCCAAGTAAGTTATTTGGCGATCTACGATTTTCAATTTGCTAAAAgacaatatatatatatatatatatatatatatatatatatatatatatatatatatataatacaTTCCAGATTAGCGTTAAAGCATATGTTGACTACTTTGAAACAGCTTTGTAATCTGAGTGCCGAGAACGTGACGAAATGTATGCAGATGGAGATTTTGTGctattaagggtctgtctcatttggagaattaaactgaaattaaacttaaaagtgacatttcaataattatcaaataaccctgctcgcagagcaagattacttttgacagaaatcgaatcattttgcatcgatgtcttattggaattgctgggtagcatccaggggggtaatatgcggtgcatcgcgcctcctctgcatgtagtatgaagcaaatgtaaataaacaatcccacaattttttcgttagtcagcagtagtgtaggttaaccaatatcctacaagatgccagttcgaaaaatgttacacttgccaagcggggtggcccgcctttcccaagcggcgaggcccggataatacatcttaggtaggcttgatttgttcgtggatgacaggcttactccccccctGGTAGcatcagccattcttatgaccgggttatttgctaatttttgaactgtcacttttaagtttaattctccaaatgagacagagcctaagaAGCTGGTAATCGTTAAACATCCTTTATTTGGAAAAAAGTGTGTAGaactttttttactttattttgcGCTATTTACGAATAAATTTCTAAAATGActttgtttcatttttatttaattaaaatagaAAGAAACTCCCCTATAAACTGGTTGGTTGTTtcaaccatttcatttattgtaTTAACCTAGAATATGGTTgattcaaatttctttttctgGTTTAAATCAACCAATATTTTTAGTTGTTTCGGAAGCTGTCAAATGAAACAACCAACAAATTAGTTGTTTTAAACTAAAGTTTGTTTATTTCAACTAATGAGCTGCCAAATTATCAACattgaatttgtttttgtttcaacCAACGAACATGGTTGAATTAAACTCTAATTTTGCTTGTGCATAATTCAACCTTAAATTTTGGTTGAAGTAAACTAAGATATGGTTGGGTTTACCAAAGTTTGGgagtggttttctggggaatgttaTAGAATCAGTTCGCTGCATTGAAAGTAGAAAACTGATTGAATTAAAAAGAatattgggggtgtccaatctgCCCCGGGTGTTCATAATGCCCTCTGGTCCCCTATTAATAGTTGATAAGAGCAAATGTCCATGATGAACGAAAACTGTTCGATATTTGACctttcctgaatattaatccaaggaataaattaaaatacaataattattaattgaaaaaagtttagactattattttcgaaaaatggGAAGCAGATAGACGGAACGCAAAACGCAAATATTTGAGGGATGTTCGAGAGACGCTGGAAGATGAATCGTTTATATCGGATGTGTAATTTCAGGTCCCTATTATATATGTATATGTTTTCCcgaaatattaaataatttaatCAAGCAGTGCTGCAGTACAGGTTGAAAGATTGATGACGCGATGCCTCTGattaaaatcaaattcataTGTGATGAATATCCCATCTATGAGTAACTTTAATACATATTATTCGATCACTTAACAACAACTGTTTATTACTAttctatttaaataatttacccTAAACATGCTTAAATGAGCTGGCCAATATTTTCCCTGAATCTATGTTTTTGAGGCCCCAGCCTTTCCCTTGCCAGCCGCAGCTCTGGTTGTGGAAGCTGCGGTTTTCGTGCTTGGCCCCGCAGCTTTGGAAGGGCCGGCCTTTGTTGGACCTTTATTCGCCTTTGCATTTAGTGCAGTTGTTTTCGGCTTCGCTGCTGCTCTCGGTTTTGGCTTAGCTTTCGCTTTGACCGTGGGTAGAACGGCAATGGAAAGTCTAACCTTCTTTACCTTTGCGCCAGCTTTTTTCGGGGCAGTGTTGTTATTTTCGTCCTGGTGAAGTTTTTTCGGCTTTGGAGGTCTCTTCGACGATTTCGCACTGAGTTTGGCTTTTGCGGCAGCTAATTTTTCCGCAGCTTTTGCTGCCTTTGCTTGCTTTTTCTCCTCCAGTTTAAGGTTCTTCTTATGTTCAGCGGAAAAAGTGATCGATCCTGACATTCCAACCCCGGAAGTATGGACGAACATTTCCGTTTTCAGTGCCTTGTCAATGGCTTTCTTGAACATGGTTCTTTTGAACTTGTCCCGCTCTTCCATATTAGCCTGAACATACTTTAGAACACTTATTATAGACACACCAGACTTCTTATTTCCATTGAGGGCATTCATGGCATCCAAGACCATTGCGTCATATGACTTCGTTCTAGCAATGGCTGGACGTGGTGCCGCTTTGGGCTTTGGTGCCGTTGAAGGTTTGGTAGCGACTGCCActggtattttatttttaacagtcgctttctcaactgtttctGGCTGCTGATCGCTCTCTGATGTACTTTCTTCTTGTTCGGAATGTGATGACTCTGATGCACTTTCATTCCCGGCCATTGGTCGCGATTTAATAACCGGGGAATCATTTCCTGACGTTTCTTCACCCGATTCACTCATTTTTGATAGGTGGACGAATAGACGCTATATTTTGGAATGGAAAGCATACACACATTATTATAATTGAATTAATTGTAACAATAGTTTTCGATACCTATTATTAAGACtattatgttttatttacaGATTTTACCTGATTTAACAGGGCTTAACTACTTACATTATATTATATGGCTGTTAGTTTATGACTTGTTTTCTGCAGTTTTGATAAAGAGATTGCAACAGCTAATTTATCAAGCAATCACCAGCGCAAAATATGATTTCTCACAGTATGAAATTACTGGACAAAAACTATTACAGCGATGAGGGTAGAGGTATAACTAGTGGTGTGGAGGTACCAGTGCCTGTAATGTAAAGACATCGATCTAATAATATCTGATACCTAATTGTTCTGGATAAAACTTTGCTTCGTAGCTTTGTGTAGGGAAAGACAAAAAGGATATCATTGCGGTATGAAATCAAGCTATTTTTGCTTTAGGTAGGCAGAGGTTTTTATTCTACTAAGGGTGCATTTACCCTATACGATGGATTTTGGATTTGACTCTATACTTGTGTTGTGATAGCAGTGCTAAACAATAGACATTGTTTTGCCGTTTTGTCAGTTCGTATGCAATTTGGAAACGGTAAAAAATACGTACGTATATACACGCGTAAACTGTAGAAACCGTATAAACggtataaacaaatatgaatggATTTCCGTGTGTCTTTTACGAACAAAGTATTTATCACAGGGCAGTCGTGTACTCGTGTGTTGTGaatcgatgtgcttcagtaGTAAAAGCACATCGgttgtaaataaatataaacagaGTGTATGCTTCCAACATCTACGGATAAAGCAGACTACTTGCTGCCTGCAATGGatggttttgaaaatttatgccGGATTTGTTTGACTGGTGGAAATGTAGAGATGGATTTTTTGCTAATCAACATCTTTGAAGCAGGAAACGTAAGTATATTCTGAATCGTTCAGTCTCTATATCTAATTAGATAATTTCAACATAAATGTATTTCAGCATGAAACAACATCAGAATTTGTAATAgctgaatctcttgaaaagaTATGTGGATTAAAGGTAAGTCATCAATTCGTTAGAAAAGATAGAACGCATATATATAATTATTTGACAAATTTTATATCATTGATTGTTATCTCTCGGTTTGTTATTGACCTTGATTATTAATTGTCTTGGCTAAAAGTTTCACGGTTTTACGTTGATGATCAACAAATTGCAAATTGATCTGTATCAATCTCGGACTCTAATTTCAGTTATCGGAGAACGATGCTTTTCCAAAAAACATCTGCTCGGTATGTCTTTGTCGCCTGGAAGAAGCCCATAAATTGCGGCAACTCTCGCTGACCTCCCAGGATGCGTTATGTGATATGCTTTCCAAAGAACTAATTACCGGAGTGTCACCTGAACAGCATGTTTCGGAGCCCGTCGAAGACGCGATAGAGTATTTAGATGATCATGAGACGTACCTAGTGGAAGTGGTGGAGGatgatgaaaatgatataaaaattgAGGAGGTTGAAGTTGCAGAATGGACAGACAAGGTTCATTGCTGCGGTTGTGATGCTACATTCGAAACCGAATTGCAATTGCGGAAGCACTCTGTTCATGCTCATCGCCCTAATGCGAAAAAGGATGCATCAGAAACTGAAGTGCGATGCAATGTTTGTTATACACAGTTTTCAAATCAAATGGAAGTTATCGCCCATAAGTCTGGGAAAAACAATGTACAATCGTTGAAAAAGTGTGAATTTTGCGGCTGCAACTTTGTATCGGACAACGGTCTGACAAACCATTC comes from Armigeres subalbatus isolate Guangzhou_Male chromosome 2, GZ_Asu_2, whole genome shotgun sequence and encodes:
- the LOC134212288 gene encoding histone H1E-like, producing MSESGEETSGNDSPVIKSRPMAGNESASESSHSEQEESTSESDQQPETVEKATVKNKIPVAVATKPSTAPKPKAAPRPAIARTKSYDAMVLDAMNALNGNKKSGVSIISVLKYVQANMEERDKFKRTMFKKAIDKALKTEMFVHTSGVGMSGSITFSAEHKKNLKLEEKKQAKAAKAAEKLAAAKAKLSAKSSKRPPKPKKLHQDENNNTAPKKAGAKVKKVRLSIAVLPTVKAKAKPKPRAAAKPKTTALNAKANKGPTKAGPSKAAGPSTKTAASTTRAAAGKGKAGASKT